From the Gemmatimonadota bacterium genome, the window GTTTTCGAGACAGGCGCTTGGGAACGGAATAGGGAATATGTGTAGGCAACGGGACGAGTTGATTTGAAAGTGTAATCACTGTGTTGATCCCATGCGAACGTGCGACCTCGCCATATCTAAGGACTTGTTCTTCGTCAATCTCTGCATTATCAACTTTCGCCTCAAACAACGCAGTCCATTGTACGTTGCTGCGACTAGTAACATTTAAAACACCATCTGGCCGTTCAGTACGATTCGGGTCTGACGTTGGAAAGACTACCTCCGTGTAACTGTCAACATCTGAAGTCTTTCCAACTCTGACACCACAGAATCCTAGTAATTGCGCGGCGAACGGTCTTACAGCACCTAACACTGCCAGCAATACCGATACCAACTTCTCTTCTTTTCGAGACTCAGCGAGACTAGGGATCAACCTCGCACGTTTGGCATTGCACAAGACTTCATCGAGCGAATTCATAGATACTCCAATCGTTTGAATCGAGTTAGGAGTCTATTGTGTAGACGGAACAAACATCACACTAACTACCGCAATTCCAAGTAGTTAATCCTTAAACGATCCTGCAGGTGGATCGGACTTTTAATCTCGATTTGGTGGAGTTTGCTCTTCATCAGGTTTGATTCCCAAGCTGTCCTTTGAGTCTTTATCATTTTCCGGAGTCTTACTATCCGATTCTGTGGACGACTCCGGCTTTTCCCGACCTTCTTCAGTCCCTTCCCCTTCATCGTCGGTATCCCGCCCGACGGACTCGTCAGATCCGCCGGTCTCGTCCGCACTGGTCTCGTCCGTTTCCGCCTCTTCCTGATCTACCTCGTCACTCTCCGCAGGGCCATCATCGCCTTTTTGGCCGTCCTGGTCCGGCTTGTCAGGCTTGTCCTCCGGCTCTTCGGAGTACCCCATCTCGACATCGTAGTCGTAGATGAACTCGTCGTCATCAGGCCAGTAGCCTCTGCCGGTACGCTGCTCGCCAGCCGGGGTCGACGCATCGCGGGGAAGGGTCGGGGTATCGGGCTCGCCGGTGGTCAGCGCGGGCCGCTCCCCGTCGTCTTCACCGCCACCGCCTTCTCCACCACCGTCACCGTCGTCATCCCCCTCCTCCTCCTCTTCCGCCTCTTCGGCTTTCCTGCGGCTGCGGCCGATCAGCGCGGCGATCCCCATGCTGATGAAATACAGCACCACCAGCGGAATCGCCACGAGGGTCTGGGTGTAGGGATCGCCGGTGGGCGTGATGACGGCCGCGGCGATGAATATGACGACCAGCGCGATGCGCCACACCCGTTTGAGCACGCCGGCATTCAGGATGCGAAGCCAGGTCAGAAAGGCCACCACGGCCGGCATCTGGAACACGACGCCCATGATGAGTACCATCTTGTTTACGAGTCCGATATAGAACCCGATGTCCCACTGGGGCTTGATGTCCGGTACATGGAGCTGCACGAAAAACCGGACCATGACCGGAATCAGGACGTAAAAGGCGAAGGCCGCGCCGACGAGGAACAGGACGCAGCAGAAGAAGATGACGAGGGGAACGTACTTCTTCTCCTTGTCAAGCAGGCCGGGCGATATGAATGTCCAGAGCTGGTAGAGGACGTAGGGCAGTACGAGGGCGAATCCCAGCAGCAGCGAGATGTTCACCCTGGCCGTGAACATGCCGGCCGGCCGGATGGCCTGAATTTCGATCTCGGTCTTGAGGTTTTCCTGGAAGGTCGGCGAGAGCAGAAAATTGATGATGTAGTCGGCAAAGGTGAAGCAGAGGACCATGCCGACCAGGATGGCGAGTACGGACTTCAGTATGGCCCTGCGAAGCTCTTCGAGATGTTCCAGGAAGGACATCTCGCCGCTGCGGATTTTCGCTGGGGACATGGCTGATCCTCTCGCCGGCAAGTACTTGCGATAACGCGCGGTAAGTAAGCCAGGACAATGGTTCCTGTCAAGCAAATCCCCCGTATCCTCCGCCTCCAACGGCCTTGACGAGGACAGGTTTCGAACATAGTTTTATCGAGTCGTTTCAGAGGATTCCGCAGGGGTTGCAGCGGGCTGCGGATCATGGACTCCGACAGGTCTCGATCTGCCGCCGGGAGCCGCCGAAGCATGGACGACAACGGGTTGGTCAGAGGCGTCATTCTGATTGCGAACTGCGATGAAACCGGGCCTTCCGAATGGGATGGCCGCCCGGATCTGCTCCTTCCCCTGGCCAACAAGCCGCTTGTCGAGTGGATGCTGTCTGAATATGCACGGGCCGGGATTCGGGAAACGCTCATCGCGGCCGGACGGGACACCGGGGAAATCGCGGCGCGGTGTGGCAACGGAGCGCGGTGGGGCATGTCCCTCGCCTATCTGGATGCTCGGGATGCACGAGACGCACGGGATGCCCGGGACGCACGGGATGCACCGGCCGGGCGGCGCCTGCATGAACGCATCAGGGAAGTGGTGGAGTTTGCGGAAGACGCGCCGATCCTGGTATCTTCCGGTCCTCTGCTGCTGGAATCCGAGGTTTACGGGCAACTTGTACAAACGTATTGCGAGCGCCGACCATGTGGGATCCGTGCGGGGCGAAGTTCCGGGCACTCCTCCGGAACGTCGCGAGAGGCCGCTGAGCATACCCATATCTATGTAATGACGCCCCGGATCTGCGAAGCCCTGGAAGACTTTGACGTCCACAACTATACATT encodes:
- the tatC gene encoding twin-arginine translocase subunit TatC — encoded protein: MSPAKIRSGEMSFLEHLEELRRAILKSVLAILVGMVLCFTFADYIINFLLSPTFQENLKTEIEIQAIRPAGMFTARVNISLLLGFALVLPYVLYQLWTFISPGLLDKEKKYVPLVIFFCCVLFLVGAAFAFYVLIPVMVRFFVQLHVPDIKPQWDIGFYIGLVNKMVLIMGVVFQMPAVVAFLTWLRILNAGVLKRVWRIALVVIFIAAAVITPTGDPYTQTLVAIPLVVLYFISMGIAALIGRSRRKAEEAEEEEEGDDDGDGGGEGGGGEDDGERPALTTGEPDTPTLPRDASTPAGEQRTGRGYWPDDDEFIYDYDVEMGYSEEPEDKPDKPDQDGQKGDDGPAESDEVDQEEAETDETSADETGGSDESVGRDTDDEGEGTEEGREKPESSTESDSKTPENDKDSKDSLGIKPDEEQTPPNRD
- a CDS encoding NDP-sugar synthase produces the protein MDDNGLVRGVILIANCDETGPSEWDGRPDLLLPLANKPLVEWMLSEYARAGIRETLIAAGRDTGEIAARCGNGARWGMSLAYLDARDARDARDARDARDAPAGRRLHERIREVVEFAEDAPILVSSGPLLLESEVYGQLVQTYCERRPCGIRAGRSSGHSSGTSREAAEHTHIYVMTPRICEALEDFDVHNYTLNSLFDVALDGLADRGETVLSINVDHPPYDVRSPEAYLASNERLLASRPECMRTGLPEIMDDNFSSPNLVMRPPVIVDDSAELERCRIGPGVSIGPEARIGHGAAIEHSVIMAGSDIGDGASISYAVIGRNAGVENRAILHGRADRVIVVRSD